The sequence ATCCCACCGTTCGCACCGATGAAGTAGAACCGCTCATCCACCGGCTCTTCACCAAGATATCCAAGGACTTCGACCGTCTGCAGTGGTTCGACGCATATGAAACCGATGACGCCAGGGTAACGATAATCGCTTACGGCTGCGTGGCGCGTGCCGCGCTCCGGGCGGTGCAGCAGGCACGAGAAAAAGGTCTTAAAGTGGGTCTGGTCAATCTCAAAATCCTCTGGCCTTTCATGCGCCGCACCATAGTCGAAGTGCTGGAAAATTCGGCAAAAGTCCTGGTGCCTGAACTGAACATAGGGCAGATTTCCAGAGAGGTGAAGAGGGTCAATCAAAGCCGCTGTGAGGTGGCCACTTTGAACAAGGTCGATGGTACGCCCATCAAGCCCGCGGAAATCCTGCAAACGCTGGAGGAGATTTACCCATGAGGGAACCGACACACCTCGTCCATAAATATCTCCGCTCCAGCAAGCGGTTCCCGCACATCTGGTGTTCCGGCTGCGGCATTGGCATTTTCATGCAGGCCCTGATCCGGGTTATCGACCGGGAGGGGTACGGCAAAGACGACATCGTCCTCATATCCGGTATCGGCTGCTCCGGTCGCCTCCCCGTATATGTTGACTTCAACACGTTGCACACCACACATGGGAGGGCGCTCACCTTCGCCACCGGAATAAAGCTGGCCAATCCCCGACTCAAGGTGATAACGGTAATGGGTGACGGCGATGCCGTTGCCATCGGGGGGAACCACTTCATTCATGCTGCCCGGCGCAACGTTGAGATAACCAGCTTTATCCTCAACAACAACGTCTACGGTATGACGGGGGGCCAGACTTCCCCGACTACGCCCTACGGAGCTATAACCACGTCATCGCCATACGGTAACCTCGAGCCTGATTTTGATATCTGCCGGCTGGCCGAGGCCGCCGGGGCGGTATTCGTGGCCCGTTCCACTGTTTACCACACGCGCCTCCTAGAGCGACTCATTGGCCAGGCGTTGCAAAAGAAGGGGTTCGCCATGGTGGAAGTGGTATCGCACTGTGTTATACATGCCGGCCATTTCCTGAAGCTCAAATCGCCGGTGGAAATGATGAAATGGCAGAAGGACAATTCCGTTACGGTTGAAAAAGCGAAACAGTTGAGCGACGCTGAACTGGAAGGCAAGCTGGTCATCGGCGTCCTGGCAGATAGAGAAAGGCCAAACTACCATGAGCAATACCACCGTCTCCACGGCGAAAAATCCAAGGCTTGAAATCCGGATAGCCGGCGCTGGAGGTCAGGGTATCATTCTGGCCGGTATAATGCTGGCCGAGGCGGGGATTATCCAGGACCTTTACGTGGCGCAGAGCCAGAGCTACGGCCCGGAAACAAGGGGCGGTAACTCCATCTCCGAGGTCATTCTGAGCAATACGGTGATTGATTTTCCCCAGTCTACGGAGCTGGACGTGCTCATCGCCCTCACTCAGGTAGCCTGTGACAAGAACCTGCCGGATATGAAAGATGCTGGGCTGGTCATCGTTGATTCCGACGCAGTGCGGCGAGTTCTCTGGGAGAAAATCATCTCAATTCCTTTCGGGGAAATAGCCCGCAAGGTCGGTGAGGAACGCGCTATCAATGTGGCCGCTCTCGGCTCGCTGGTACCTTTCTGTCCGCTCATCAACCGCCGTGTTTTGACCAGGGCTATCGCCAGTCGACTGCCATCGGCAAAACTGGAGGCGAACCTGCAGGCGTTCGACAAAGCGCTGCAATTTGCCAGCAGACTGAAAGACCGTCTGAAGTATGCCGGGGCAACGGAAGAATTCGAAATTTAGTGCTTGCATCGTCACTAATGCCGCTTAAAACAGAACGATGAAACTTTTTGAGTTCGAAGCCAAGGATATCCTGAAAAGATATGGCATCCTGACTCCGGTGGGAAAAGTGGTCAGCAGCCCCGCTGAAGCCGAATCGACCGCCGCAGAAATCGGTGGGCCGGTGGCCTTGAAATCACAGGTGCTGGTCTCAGGCAGGGGTAAGTCGGGCGGAATCTTATTTGCCAGCGACGCTCAAGAGACAAGGGAAATCGCGGCAAAACTCTTCGGTAGCGACATCAAAGGCTCTACAGTAGCAAATATATTGATTGAACAGAAAATCGACATAGTTGATGAGTTTTACGCCTCGGTAACGATAGACAGACAGGCTAAAAAATATGTCGCCATGGCGTCCACCAGCGGTGGCATTGACATCGAGGAAATCGCCCGAGAATCGCCGGAGAAAATAGCACGTCATCATGTCGACCCCATCAAAGGTCTCGATGAACATATGGCTCGAAAAATGCTGGCCCCGTTTACAGCTTTGTCCGCATCTGACGCAATTACGATAAGCGAGATTATCCATAAACTTTACCGCATCGCCATGGACTACGATGCCGAGCTGATTGAAATCAATCCCCTGGCCAAGACAGCGTCTGAAGAGCTGGTGGCCTGCGATGCCCGCATAATCATCGATGATAACGCCCTTTTCCGGCACCCTGAGTTTGAAGGTACGGAAATCGCCAGAATAGAGGCCAGCCCGGCCGAGATCGAGGCGAGAAAGCAGGGGCTGGCCTATGTTGACCTCGATGGTGATATCGGCATTATCGGCAATGGCGCTGGTCTGATGATGGCCACGCTGGACGTGGTGCACCTCTTCGGTG is a genomic window of Chloroflexota bacterium containing:
- a CDS encoding 2-oxoacid:ferredoxin oxidoreductase subunit beta — translated: MREPTHLVHKYLRSSKRFPHIWCSGCGIGIFMQALIRVIDREGYGKDDIVLISGIGCSGRLPVYVDFNTLHTTHGRALTFATGIKLANPRLKVITVMGDGDAVAIGGNHFIHAARRNVEITSFILNNNVYGMTGGQTSPTTPYGAITTSSPYGNLEPDFDICRLAEAAGAVFVARSTVYHTRLLERLIGQALQKKGFAMVEVVSHCVIHAGHFLKLKSPVEMMKWQKDNSVTVEKAKQLSDAELEGKLVIGVLADRERPNYHEQYHRLHGEKSKA
- a CDS encoding 2-oxoacid:acceptor oxidoreductase family protein; translation: MSNTTVSTAKNPRLEIRIAGAGGQGIILAGIMLAEAGIIQDLYVAQSQSYGPETRGGNSISEVILSNTVIDFPQSTELDVLIALTQVACDKNLPDMKDAGLVIVDSDAVRRVLWEKIISIPFGEIARKVGEERAINVAALGSLVPFCPLINRRVLTRAIASRLPSAKLEANLQAFDKALQFASRLKDRLKYAGATEEFEI
- the sucC gene encoding ADP-forming succinate--CoA ligase subunit beta yields the protein MKLFEFEAKDILKRYGILTPVGKVVSSPAEAESTAAEIGGPVALKSQVLVSGRGKSGGILFASDAQETREIAAKLFGSDIKGSTVANILIEQKIDIVDEFYASVTIDRQAKKYVAMASTSGGIDIEEIARESPEKIARHHVDPIKGLDEHMARKMLAPFTALSASDAITISEIIHKLYRIAMDYDAELIEINPLAKTASEELVACDARIIIDDNALFRHPEFEGTEIARIEASPAEIEARKQGLAYVDLDGDIGIIGNGAGLMMATLDVVHLFGGKPANFLDIGGGAGAETIRKALTIIMSKPKVKAVLINILGGVTRCDLVAQGIIEALDASSVKKPIVVRMMGTKEEEGIHILKGAGINSYSNMEDAIEEVVGI